The following proteins come from a genomic window of Pirellula staleyi DSM 6068:
- a CDS encoding BON domain-containing protein: MKRFILGALCIVALGCNTSTPTADNDRLNDDTNQVVDRDNTAVNARDRSIAATTPFDQKENQSDIDITAKIRSQVVGTDMSLNAQNVKIMTKDGNVTLRGPVATADEKLKIGRLANEVAGTQNVDNQLEVQP; the protein is encoded by the coding sequence ATGAAACGTTTTATTTTAGGTGCTCTTTGTATCGTTGCTCTGGGTTGTAATACGAGCACCCCCACGGCCGATAATGATCGGCTCAACGACGACACCAATCAGGTGGTTGATCGCGACAATACCGCAGTCAATGCTCGGGATCGAAGCATCGCAGCGACGACTCCTTTCGATCAGAAGGAAAATCAAAGCGATATCGATATCACGGCCAAGATTCGTTCGCAGGTGGTGGGGACGGATATGTCTCTCAACGCCCAAAACGTCAAGATTATGACCAAAGATGGCAATGTGACGTTGCGTGGACCTGTCGCTACCGCCGACGAGAAGCTCAAGATTGGACGCCTGGCCAACGAAGTTGCCGGTACCCAGAATGTCGACAACCAACTGGAAGTTCAGCCTTAA
- a CDS encoding carboxypeptidase-like regulatory domain-containing protein: MNFLDAHLSRASQPALLRIARKLQLVTFGLAALVLAAIATGCGSSNAQVHGKVTLPDGSPAIGVVVSFQEPTLQLGATGVTDMQGVYNLHTEKPGDGAPLGNYKIAVFQPGPADSSQPDPPRLFPKRYENRDQSQLAFEVKPGDNEFNIALAAQ, translated from the coding sequence ATGAACTTTCTCGACGCTCACCTCTCTCGCGCCTCGCAACCAGCGCTACTGCGCATCGCTCGCAAACTGCAACTCGTCACCTTCGGTCTAGCAGCGCTCGTGCTCGCTGCTATCGCCACGGGATGCGGCAGTTCCAATGCCCAGGTGCATGGCAAAGTGACTCTCCCCGACGGATCGCCCGCCATTGGCGTGGTGGTCAGCTTTCAGGAACCGACGCTGCAACTCGGCGCAACCGGGGTGACCGATATGCAAGGCGTGTACAACCTGCATACCGAAAAGCCAGGGGACGGCGCTCCGCTGGGGAACTACAAAATTGCGGTCTTCCAGCCTGGCCCGGCCGACAGCAGCCAGCCCGATCCGCCGCGCCTGTTTCCCAAACGGTACGAAAATCGGGATCAGTCGCAGCTCGCCTTTGAAGTAAAGCCGGGGGATAACGAGTTCAATATCGCACTGGCAGCCCAGTAA
- a CDS encoding NupC/NupG family nucleoside CNT transporter yields MELRLISLMGLFVMMFLAWLMSSHKFRFPWRIAISGVVLQFLLATFVFHTTAGQTTFRLIGDFFTATLNFVDVGASFVFGDKFQDYFFAFKVLPTIIFFSSLMSVLYYLRVMQVLVKGMAYILQWTLRTSGAETLSAAANIFMGQTEAPLVVKPYIPLMTRSELNAVMVGGFSTISGSLLAVFAGMKIPVEHLVTASVISAPASLVIAKILVPETEEPKTLGQLKLDVPPMGTNVLEAAAIGASDGVKLAINVAAMLIAFLGLLAMIDKGISLTGGLLGYEWSLGLLFGYTFAPFAWLMGIESGDCFEAAELLGLKMVANEFVAYSKLQEWIAPGSDVQLSERSVMILTYALCGFSNFASIGIQIGGLGGMAPERQSELAQLGFRAMLGGTLACFMTACVAGILL; encoded by the coding sequence ATGGAATTGCGATTGATCAGCCTGATGGGCTTGTTCGTGATGATGTTCTTGGCTTGGCTGATGAGTTCCCACAAATTTCGATTTCCCTGGCGCATCGCGATCAGTGGCGTCGTTTTGCAGTTCCTCCTCGCAACGTTCGTCTTTCACACCACCGCGGGCCAAACCACTTTCCGCCTCATCGGCGATTTCTTCACCGCCACGCTGAACTTCGTCGATGTTGGGGCCAGCTTCGTTTTCGGCGATAAATTTCAAGACTACTTTTTCGCCTTCAAAGTCCTGCCGACGATCATCTTCTTTTCGTCGCTGATGAGCGTGCTCTACTACCTGCGCGTCATGCAGGTGCTCGTCAAAGGAATGGCCTACATCCTGCAATGGACCCTCCGCACCAGTGGAGCAGAAACCCTCTCCGCCGCTGCCAATATTTTCATGGGGCAAACCGAAGCCCCACTCGTGGTGAAGCCCTACATTCCGCTAATGACCCGCTCCGAGCTCAACGCCGTGATGGTCGGTGGATTCAGCACCATTTCCGGCAGTTTGCTCGCCGTCTTTGCCGGGATGAAAATCCCTGTCGAGCATCTGGTCACCGCCTCCGTCATCTCGGCCCCCGCCAGTCTGGTGATCGCCAAAATTCTGGTCCCCGAAACCGAAGAACCCAAAACGCTCGGCCAATTGAAACTCGATGTTCCCCCGATGGGAACTAACGTTCTCGAGGCGGCTGCCATCGGCGCGAGCGATGGTGTGAAGCTCGCCATTAATGTCGCCGCGATGCTGATTGCCTTCCTTGGCCTGCTTGCCATGATCGACAAGGGAATCTCGCTCACCGGCGGGCTGTTGGGCTACGAGTGGTCGCTCGGACTCCTGTTTGGCTACACCTTCGCGCCGTTCGCTTGGCTCATGGGGATCGAATCGGGCGACTGCTTCGAGGCGGCGGAACTCCTCGGGCTCAAAATGGTGGCTAACGAATTTGTCGCCTACTCGAAACTGCAAGAGTGGATAGCGCCCGGGAGCGACGTGCAGCTGAGCGAGCGGAGCGTGATGATCCTTACCTACGCCTTGTGCGGCTTCTCGAATTTTGCCAGCATCGGCATTCAGATTGGCGGACTTGGCGGCATGGCCCCCGAGCGGCAAAGCGAGCTCGCGCAGCTCGGCTTTCGAGCGATGCTCGGCGGAACGCTCGCCTGCTTCATGACCGCCTGCGTCGCCGGAATTTTGCTCTAA
- a CDS encoding DUF1559 domain-containing protein: protein MSSSPIYSTSAARRGFTLVELLVVIAIIGVLVALLLPAVQSAREAARRMQCANNLKQIGIGVHNHHDVTGYLPPTHTGGTSGNHKYGTWTIHLLPFIEQQTLYQQFDLSVQFDVAPNPAAAASDAACSLKVYQCPSRRSGVQRSDAAPQVGGTGDYAVASVASANFQHQHQSSGVLFGAMIGSERVGTVWTARSRFADISDGLSNTVLIGEKHVFKSHLNKGAGSATQSADGNHFLSDQTAWYECHTVRNAAHPFGISKGPNDNSASEPWKMFGSWHPSTCQFLLGDGSVRGIRNTIDVTTLTRLGDRRDGEVLGEF from the coding sequence ATGTCATCGTCTCCCATCTATTCGACTTCGGCAGCCCGGCGAGGATTTACCCTCGTCGAACTCCTGGTGGTGATCGCCATCATTGGCGTGCTCGTTGCGCTGCTCCTTCCGGCGGTGCAAAGTGCTCGCGAAGCAGCGCGGCGCATGCAGTGCGCCAACAACCTCAAGCAGATCGGCATCGGGGTGCACAACCATCACGATGTCACGGGCTACTTGCCCCCCACGCACACCGGCGGCACGTCGGGCAATCACAAGTATGGAACGTGGACCATTCATCTGCTGCCGTTCATCGAGCAACAAACGCTCTATCAGCAGTTCGATTTGTCGGTGCAGTTTGATGTCGCTCCGAATCCGGCCGCCGCTGCTTCTGACGCCGCTTGCTCGCTGAAAGTTTATCAATGCCCTTCGCGTCGCAGTGGCGTGCAGCGCTCTGATGCTGCGCCACAAGTGGGTGGCACCGGTGACTACGCCGTCGCTTCGGTCGCTTCTGCCAACTTTCAACATCAGCATCAAAGCTCTGGCGTTTTGTTCGGCGCGATGATCGGCTCGGAACGGGTCGGCACCGTCTGGACTGCGCGGAGCCGCTTTGCCGACATCAGCGATGGCCTGTCGAACACCGTGCTGATTGGCGAAAAGCACGTCTTTAAGTCGCACCTCAACAAAGGGGCTGGCAGCGCGACCCAAAGCGCCGACGGCAATCACTTTTTGTCGGATCAAACAGCGTGGTACGAATGTCACACCGTTCGCAACGCCGCGCATCCGTTCGGCATCTCCAAAGGCCCCAACGACAACAGCGCCAGCGAACCTTGGAAAATGTTTGGCAGCTGGCATCCCAGCACCTGCCAATTTTTGCTCGGCGATGGAAGCGTGCGCGGCATTCGCAACACCATCGATGTCACCACCCTGACACGTCTCGGCGATCGCCGCGATGGTGAAGTGCTCGGCGAATTCTAA
- a CDS encoding rhomboid family intramembrane serine protease produces the protein MLPIGDDNHDRTIFPWVTVTLIVINALVFIGLQGAGSNDRFTNAFATVPREIATASDIVTQDRQVQVSTIDGPVLVTAPGLERTPIPVYLTLITAMFMHGSWAHLLGNMWFLWIFGDNIEQDLGRVRYTIFYLLTGLLAGLAHVFSDLSSTIPCLGASGAISGVLGAYLLLHWQRQVRVLVGYVQMQVPGFVAVGFWFVFQVIQGLGMLGGESGGVAYGAHIGGFVAGVALIYPFMIGRPPAETPTRSVGNSYQSPKQYDPHWDARHYR, from the coding sequence ATGCTGCCGATTGGGGACGACAATCACGACCGGACCATTTTTCCCTGGGTCACGGTCACTCTCATCGTCATCAACGCACTCGTGTTCATCGGGCTGCAAGGGGCCGGCTCGAACGATCGTTTTACGAACGCCTTTGCCACGGTTCCCCGGGAAATCGCGACAGCCAGCGACATCGTGACGCAAGATCGACAGGTGCAAGTGAGCACCATCGATGGACCAGTCCTGGTTACCGCGCCCGGTCTCGAACGCACACCGATTCCGGTCTACCTGACGCTGATCACCGCGATGTTCATGCACGGTAGCTGGGCCCACTTGCTCGGCAACATGTGGTTCCTCTGGATTTTCGGCGACAACATCGAGCAAGACCTGGGGCGCGTCCGCTACACGATCTTCTACCTGCTGACAGGTCTCTTGGCAGGCCTGGCGCACGTCTTTTCCGATCTGTCGTCGACCATTCCGTGCCTCGGAGCATCGGGGGCGATTTCCGGAGTGCTCGGGGCCTATCTGCTGCTGCACTGGCAGCGCCAAGTGCGCGTGCTGGTCGGCTATGTGCAGATGCAAGTCCCCGGCTTTGTCGCGGTCGGTTTCTGGTTTGTCTTCCAGGTGATCCAGGGGCTGGGGATGCTCGGCGGCGAGAGTGGCGGCGTCGCCTACGGCGCTCACATCGGCGGCTTTGTCGCCGGCGTCGCCCTGATCTATCCCTTCATGATTGGCCGACCACCGGCCGAGACTCCCACACGCTCGGTCGGCAATTCGTACCAGTCTCCCAAGCAGTACGATCCCCACTGGGATGCCCGCCACTATCGCTAG
- the cdd gene encoding cytidine deaminase — protein sequence MNDETRSQLVTAALEVQQKAYAKYSNFWVGAALLTESGKIIAGCNVENASYGLTICAERSAVFAAVGMGETSFKAIAIATAGGYPPCGACRQVLAEFCGSLPVILVNSDDPADQQMHDLAQLLPGRFVLE from the coding sequence ATGAACGACGAAACACGAAGTCAGTTGGTGACAGCCGCCCTGGAGGTGCAGCAGAAGGCGTATGCCAAGTACTCGAACTTCTGGGTGGGAGCCGCTTTGCTCACCGAATCGGGAAAGATCATTGCCGGGTGCAATGTCGAAAACGCTTCGTACGGGCTGACGATCTGTGCCGAGCGGTCGGCTGTTTTCGCAGCGGTCGGCATGGGGGAAACGAGCTTCAAGGCGATCGCCATTGCCACTGCCGGAGGCTATCCGCCGTGTGGTGCCTGCCGGCAGGTGCTGGCCGAATTTTGCGGCAGCTTGCCGGTGATTCTGGTCAACAGCGACGACCCAGCCGACCAGCAGATGCACGATCTTGCGCAGCTGTTGCCAGGTCGGTTTGTGCTGGAGTAG
- the upp gene encoding uracil phosphoribosyltransferase codes for MSSIHEVSHPLILHHLSRLRDKATPPDEFRTLIHRLAVLLAYEATQDLLLAPKTIETPLVTMTGSTLAQRIGLVPILRAGLGMIDPVLNLIPTAEVWHLGLYRDEATAQPVEYYSKLPQTQPVDVALVLDPMLATGGSAHLAIETLQRWGVSNIKVLSVIASRTGIELIASQHSDVQVYVCAVDPELNSRKFIVPGLGDAGDRIFNTVRQHE; via the coding sequence ATGTCATCGATTCACGAAGTTTCGCACCCACTGATTCTCCATCACCTCAGTCGCTTGCGTGACAAGGCGACACCTCCCGACGAGTTTCGCACCCTCATCCATCGCCTCGCGGTGCTGCTGGCCTACGAGGCAACGCAAGATCTGCTCCTCGCGCCCAAAACCATCGAGACCCCGCTGGTTACGATGACCGGCAGCACCCTGGCGCAGCGCATCGGGCTGGTGCCGATTCTCCGCGCGGGACTCGGCATGATCGATCCAGTGCTGAACCTCATTCCGACGGCGGAAGTGTGGCACCTGGGACTCTATCGCGACGAAGCGACCGCGCAGCCGGTCGAATACTACAGCAAACTGCCGCAGACTCAGCCGGTCGATGTCGCGCTCGTGCTCGATCCGATGCTGGCGACCGGCGGCAGCGCCCATCTGGCGATCGAAACGCTCCAGCGGTGGGGTGTGTCGAACATCAAAGTGCTCAGCGTGATCGCGTCGCGCACGGGGATCGAGCTGATTGCCTCGCAGCACAGCGATGTGCAGGTTTATGTCTGCGCGGTCGATCCCGAACTCAATAGTCGGAAGTTCATTGTGCCGGGGCTCGGGGATGCCGGCGATCGCATTTTCAACACGGTTCGGCAGCACGAGTAG
- a CDS encoding manganese catalase family protein → MYHHVKKLMFTVRVDQPDPCFGNMLLEQFGGANGELAAAMQYSIQGLNCEDPERKDLLMDIGTEELSHLEVVGALARLHLRPMKLGREAAEADPLVAIAGGGGVTLCNSMGNAWTADYLKVTGELDVDLRSNIAAEARAKIVYERLINFCDDAGTKEALQFLMTREITHMKAFMAALDSMGKDPLSIGKIPPTPGIVDEFYNDSTGVGEEGEIDARGPWNEGDDWKFIEAPALCDAEKVPARAAMENANSGNSHSGSPKKRSSK, encoded by the coding sequence ATGTATCATCACGTTAAAAAGCTCATGTTTACGGTACGTGTCGATCAGCCAGATCCCTGTTTTGGGAACATGCTGCTTGAGCAATTTGGTGGTGCGAATGGTGAACTCGCTGCTGCGATGCAGTACTCGATCCAAGGGCTGAACTGCGAAGATCCCGAGCGAAAAGATCTGCTGATGGATATCGGAACCGAGGAGCTGAGTCACTTGGAGGTGGTCGGCGCGCTTGCTCGACTGCATCTGAGGCCGATGAAGCTCGGACGCGAAGCAGCGGAAGCCGATCCACTGGTTGCGATTGCTGGTGGGGGAGGGGTGACCCTCTGCAACTCGATGGGAAATGCTTGGACAGCCGACTATTTGAAGGTGACCGGTGAGCTGGATGTCGATTTGCGAAGCAACATTGCTGCCGAAGCTCGGGCCAAGATTGTGTACGAGCGGCTGATCAATTTCTGCGACGATGCCGGGACCAAAGAGGCATTACAGTTTTTGATGACGCGCGAAATTACCCACATGAAAGCCTTCATGGCAGCGCTCGACAGCATGGGGAAAGATCCTCTGTCGATTGGCAAAATTCCACCGACTCCTGGCATTGTCGATGAATTTTACAACGACTCGACTGGCGTAGGGGAGGAAGGAGAGATCGACGCACGTGGTCCCTGGAACGAAGGGGACGATTGGAAATTCATCGAAGCTCCCGCTTTGTGTGATGCCGAGAAGGTGCCAGCCCGCGCAGCGATGGAAAACGCGAATTCTGGCAACTCCCATTCTGGCAGCCCTAAAAAGCGATCTTCCAAATAG